A part of Streptomyces sp. NBC_01235 genomic DNA contains:
- a CDS encoding gas vesicle protein GvpG yields MGLVGEVLLLPFAPVRGSGWVIKQLVREAERIYYDPSAIRAELARLEEQLEADEITEEEFDRMEDELLDRLEIAMRGNAGTDDGTAR; encoded by the coding sequence GTGGGACTCGTCGGAGAGGTGCTGCTGTTGCCGTTCGCCCCCGTGCGCGGCAGCGGATGGGTGATCAAGCAGCTGGTCCGGGAAGCCGAGCGGATCTACTACGACCCCTCCGCCATCCGGGCCGAACTCGCCAGGCTCGAAGAGCAGTTGGAGGCCGATGAGATCACCGAGGAGGAATTCGACCGGATGGAGGACGAACTCCTCGACCGGCTGGAGATCGCGATGCGCGGTAACGCGGGAACGGACGACGGGACGGCACGATGA